A single region of the Liolophura sinensis isolate JHLJ2023 chromosome 9, CUHK_Ljap_v2, whole genome shotgun sequence genome encodes:
- the LOC135475507 gene encoding alpha-tocopherol transfer protein-like, whose product MAQTSLGNTDYVSNMDDFTLSKAIDELREDPVDRLAALQAFREWIGKQKAWLHTPTDANFLMSFLRMRKFSQVMARKALVDYWTARMERPGWFKDVDPAGDLIQNVIGEGALLVLPGRDREGRTVLFGRPGRINTSGKNYSADDTFKAAFSVADYLLRDENVQVNGFVSVTDFTDFSLRHNNFNGAGNTRQNAAIWSKVYPIRVKEIHHYNMGKFGELAFTLARPFLPEKIQKRIFNHSHLMSLYEYIDKSMLPDEYLPDDHEGPSAGSTESLIANLQRELSKPSTRDYIRMLSSGEYGIVKQYQPPEEEYMTFYRKLEG is encoded by the exons ATGGCCCAGACATCCCTCGGAAACACTGACTATGTGAGTAACATGGATGACTTCACGCTGTCCAAGGCCATCGATGAATTGCGGGAAGATCCCGTTGATCGGCTGGCGGCGCTGCAGGCCTTTCGCGAGTGGATAGGCAAACAGAAGGCCTGGCTTCATACACCCACTG ATGCCAACTTTTTGATGTCCTTTCTGCGCATGCGCAAATTTAGCCAAGTGATGGCACGGAAAGCACTTGTAGACTATTGGACAGCACGAATGGAGCGTCCTGGTTGGTTCAAAGACGTAGACCCGGCTGGAGACCTCATCCAAAATGTGATCGGCGAAGG agcccttctggttctTCCCGGAAGAGACAGAGAAGGACGCACGGTTCTGTTTGGACGGCCAG GTAGAATCAACACTTCAGGAAAAAACTACTCAGCTGACGATACGTTTAAGGCCGCGTTTTCTGTGGCGGACTATCTGTTACGAGACGAAAACGTCCAGGTTAATGGATTTGTGTCGGTGACGGACTTCACGGATTTTAGTCTGCGTCATAACAATTTCAACGGGGCCGGAAATACCCGACAAAATGCCGCAATTTGGTCA AAAGTATACCCAATCCGAGTTAAAGAAATCCACCACTACAACATGGGCAAGTTTGGAGAGTTAGCGTTTACGCTGGCTAGACCATTTCTGCCCGAGAAGATTCAGAAACGA ATATTTAACCACAGTCACCTGATGTCCTTGTACGAGTACATTGACAAGTCTATGTTACCTGACGAGTATCTGCCAGACGACCACGAGGGTCCGAGCGCTGGATCCACGGAGTCTCTTATAG CAAATTTACAGAGAGAGTTATCCAAACCAAGCACGCGTGACTACATACGGATGTTGTCCAGTGGTGAATACGGCATCGTTAAGCAATATCAGCCCCCTGAAGAAGAGTACATGACGTTCTATAGGAAACTGGAGGGCTGA
- the LOC135475185 gene encoding pantetheinase-like, whose protein sequence is MGKTFIVVSIIVVVAQAWTSQGTRLYSTQRSTVRRNYQRPGLTNGVTQRADTVSRPFFKAAVYEHAVVLPLLPFYSRQAALKAMWTNLDIYEDQVASASLQGADIIVFPEDGVYGMVMTRRKIEPFLEYIPDPQKETWNPCEEPHKYPNTDVQWRLSCMAKNNSIYIVANIGDRKFCNKTADPRCPDDGRYQYNTDVVYSPEGTLVARYHKYNLFDEPQFDQPTIAEEIFFDTHFGRFGLFTCFDILFRSPSVDLIEKHNVDTVLFPTAWMDALPLLAAIEYHSAFAVMMQVNLLSANIHLPSLRFGGSGIFTPVGDAAFYRDDTSHNGRLLLATIPTPFLRQPYLSDHKISKIILSNSSHHCYEFDQTRSCDYNSLCEYFQSIVFHDLYNFVWLKGSSGNLNVCSGAACCYLDYEMATSGNAYFALGAFDGLHSDKKSYYFQVCTLLKCANSTGSSCGEVVQESSTYFSHIQLRGQFNTSYIAPEILVMDEKRGLALVSSGWFYDRNLQTLRADGLLRPVISVNLLGRWYEKDPS, encoded by the exons ATGGGCAAAACGTTTATAGTGGTGAGCATTATCGTGGTAGTGGCACAGGCGTGGACATCACAGGGTACCAGGCTGTACTCCACCCAACGAAGTACTGTTAGAAGAAACTATCAACGACCTGGTCTTACCAACGGCGTGACACAGAGAGCTGATACTGTAAGCCGGCCATTCTTCAAAGCCGCCGTTTATGAACACGCCGTTGTTCTTCCTTTGTTACCGTTCTATTCCCGACAGGCGGCGCTGAAGGCTATGTGGACAAATTTGGACATTTACGAGGACCAAGTGGCATCAGCATCTTTACAG GGTGCAGACATCATTGTTTTTCCAGAGGATGGGGTTTATGGAATGGTGATGACCCGGCGGAAGATAGAACCTTTCCTAGAATACATTCCAGACCCACAGAAGGAAACTTGGAACCCTTGTGAAGAACCTCACAAGTATCCTAATACGGACGTCCAATGGCGCCTTAGCTGCATGGCTAAGAACAACAGCATTTACATCGTGGCCAATATCGGTGACCGTAAGTTCTGCAACAAGACTGCGGACCCGAGGTGCCCGGATGATGGGCGTTACCAGTACAATACTGATGTGGTTTACTCTCCTGAAGGGACATTGGTGGCTAGATATCAtaagtataatttatttgatgagcCCCAGTTTGACCAGCCTACTATTGCCGAGGAGATTTTTTTCGACACGCATTTCGGTCGATTCGGCTTGTTCACTTGTTTTGACATTCTGTTCCGCTCTCCGAGTGTAGACCTCATTGAGAAGCACAATGTTGACACTGTGTTATTCCCAACTGCCTGGATGGACGCTTTGCCACTGTTAGCGGCCATAGAATATCATTCAGCTTTTGCAGTGATGATGCAGGTTAACTTGCTCTCCGCAAACATACATCTGCCAAGTTTACGGTTTGGCGGAAGTGGAATTTTCACCCCTGTAGGAGATGCAGCGTTTTACCGAGATGACACATCGCATAACGGGAGGCTACTGTTGGCAACGATTCCAACGCCATTTCTCAGACAACCTTATCTGTCTGATCATAAAATTTCGAAGATCATCCTTTCTAATTCTTCGCACCACTGTTATGAATTTGATCAAACTAGAAGCTGTGATTATAATTCACTGTGCGAATATTTCCAGTCGATAGTTTTCCACGATTTATACAACTTTGTTTGGCTAAAGGGTTCGAGCGGAAATTTGAACGTTTGCTCAGGTGCGGCGTGTTGTTACCTTGACTACGAAATGGCGACTTCCGGCAATGCGTACTTTGCGTTGGGGGCGTTTGATGGCTTACATTCCGATAAGAAATCTTATTACTTTCAAGTGTGCACCTTGTTGAAATGTGCGAACTCCACAGGCAGCAGTTGTGGAGAAGTGGTTCAAGAATCAAGCACATATTTCAGCCACATACAGCTAAGAGGACAGTTTAATACCTCGTACATTGCTCCTGAAATCCTTGTCATGGACGAAAAGCGGGGGCTGGCCCTGGTCTCTAGTGGTTGGTTTTATGACAGAAACTTACAAACGCTGAGAGCAGACGGCCTGTTACGACCTGTAATTTCCGTGAATCTTTTAGGACGATGGTACGAAAAGGATCCCTCATAG